GATATTCTTCAGAAGAAGGTGCACCTGGAGCACCATTAGATGTTGCGGTTACTGACGGATCAGGTGTTTCTAAAAAGTCTTTGAATATTACCTGGACTGCAACTGATTCTCATACAGATGGTAGTAAAACTTACAGCATAAAATATGCTCTTTATCGTACCAGTTCAATTGATTCAATTTACACTCTTGTTCGAAATAATATTACAACAAGCGATGTTACAGATGAATCTCTTCTTAAGCCTGGAATAAAATATTATTACTATGTACAGACAATTGCTACGAACATTGCAGATTCGAAAGAGATCGTAAAATCTGCCTTCAGTAAAACAGGTCCTGGCGAATTTGGTGAAGCTGTCGGCTGGCTGCTCAGTCCTCCTTCAAATTGTGAGGTTGCAGATTCGGATGAGGCTTCAAAGTCTGTTATTCGATGGACTCCTGCAGTTGGCTACGAAGAAGTAGATTACATGTACAATATTTATTCAATTGATACATTGGATGGTGTGCCACAGCTTATGGTTCATGATATTCAGCCAGAAACAGATATCATTCTTGGAGAAGACGGTTATTATAGTTTGACAGTTGATAAAAAGCCATTCTACAGAATTACAACAATCAATGATACTTTAGGTACAAATCTGGAAAGTGATTACGGAGCCATCATCGCTCCAAATCCATCAGCTCCTGTAAATGTTACAGCAACAAAAACTGATGGCCTCAAAGATGATGGTGGGTTAAATAGTTTTACTCCAAACAACAACGGAGTATACCCTGTAAAAATTACCTGGGCTAAGCCTGATGGGGAAAATCCTTACGGTTATTATGTATATCGTTCGACAAAACCTGATTCATCATTCAGAAAAATTACAGATAATCCAATTACAGATGCTTTGAGTTTTATTGATGAAAATGAATCTGCACGTCCTGGTACTTTATACTATTACAAGGTCGTATCTTTGAATGTTTTAATGCAGGGTAAAAAAGCAAATGAGCAGACTTTGGATTCGCGTGGATATGGTGCACTTACACGGGATCAGTGGTTCCGTGAGTACAACAAAACTGTAAAGCGTTCTCAGTCAAAACTTACTCTAATGCATAAGAGTGATGATATGCAAAAATTAGGTTCTGATTCTGCAAATGGAGATATATGTGGAAAACTTACTTATAATGCAGAAGTTGCAGGTCTTGGTGCAGAAATAAAAATGCATTATGAAAAGTATGCAGATTATTATGTGAACAATAATCCAGAATTGGGTATATACTTCCTTCTCACTGGAGATACAAATACAACTGCAAATATGAGTGGTAATGGTTCAATGAGTGGAACTAATATGGCTGATGTTTCTGGAATGTATCCAGGTTATGCGAAATATAATAAACTCCAGATAAAGGGTGGTGGAGCAGGTGGTGGAGCATATATAGTCTGCACACAAGATAAAAACGGAAAAACAATTCTTGCTGAAAGCGATATAAGCTGGACAGTAGGTGAAGAATAGGAGATTTAGAAAAATGAATATAAAAAATAATAAGAAAACAATTTCTACTGTTTTGATGTCACTGGCATTTGTTATCACAATGATATTTACTTCCTGCTATCTTCCTAGTCCGCTTTATGGAACCTGGGCTGATAACGATGGAAATAAGATTCAGTTTGTTGATGACGGTACTTTCTCTGCTGCAATAAAAGATACTGATAATAAAATTATTCACTATGAAGGTAACTGGTCTACTGTCGATAATGTTTTGATTTTCAATATTCAGGGTGATACTTCATATACGCGAAATACAGAATGGGATATCCGCGGTGCAATGCTTTATTTG
The Treponema bryantii DNA segment above includes these coding regions:
- a CDS encoding fibronectin type III domain-containing protein — translated: MKKLFKVLTILCTSLLFTSCYTWFEEQVKMDTEKPRINLGDLLYQEKPITSLNPPTQLLVSQGSYSNEIKIHWDDVPYANSYRIERAIIAPDYTTGLYTNPEDGDFKVLNKYVYSNTFVDKILSNPSNSNPEYSYRYYYRVCAENIPKGLESSEFTETSVTSCGWLLCPPSSIEAAKGENPDYIQVSWTAVPKVNKYEIYRGEKENGLGMEYLDSVTGNILSYKNQLSSKEKGIEFYYKVRAVLSDGSQSAFTGLALGYSSEEGAPGAPLDVAVTDGSGVSKKSLNITWTATDSHTDGSKTYSIKYALYRTSSIDSIYTLVRNNITTSDVTDESLLKPGIKYYYYVQTIATNIADSKEIVKSAFSKTGPGEFGEAVGWLLSPPSNCEVADSDEASKSVIRWTPAVGYEEVDYMYNIYSIDTLDGVPQLMVHDIQPETDIILGEDGYYSLTVDKKPFYRITTINDTLGTNLESDYGAIIAPNPSAPVNVTATKTDGLKDDGGLNSFTPNNNGVYPVKITWAKPDGENPYGYYVYRSTKPDSSFRKITDNPITDALSFIDENESARPGTLYYYKVVSLNVLMQGKKANEQTLDSRGYGALTRDQWFREYNKTVKRSQSKLTLMHKSDDMQKLGSDSANGDICGKLTYNAEVAGLGAEIKMHYEKYADYYVNNNPELGIYFLLTGDTNTTANMSGNGSMSGTNMADVSGMYPGYAKYNKLQIKGGGAGGGAYIVCTQDKNGKTILAESDISWTVGEE